A stretch of the Planktothricoides raciborskii GIHE-MW2 genome encodes the following:
- the psbM gene encoding photosystem II reaction center protein PsbM, giving the protein MQVNDLGFVATILFVLVPAVFLLILYIQTASREGKKN; this is encoded by the coding sequence ATGCAAGTTAACGATCTAGGTTTTGTGGCAACCATCCTATTTGTACTGGTTCCCGCTGTTTTCCTCTTGATTTTGTACATTCAAACCGCCAGCCGAGAAGGTAAGAAAAATTAG
- a CDS encoding universal stress protein, producing the protein MIQKILVAVAGRGLCEEMVNMLMDIPAFQGASITLLHVVTPETIADEMSAKLAKGGKILADAVKALKVDAKKVNPRLKQGDPKAIVCEVAEEENVDLIIIGSRALGRLRAILEGSVSQYVFQLASRPMLLVKDDSYVKRINRVMVAMNNSPEAKQSLEMALAFTRNVSGSQLILAHVNPPKAVNQAEEDEVLAAAAAEAKKAGVNYRCITGSGKPGPEICRIAEETNADLLLLGSPDRRPNMAKSLVDLDRLLGSSLSDYVRVNADCPVLLVRR; encoded by the coding sequence ATGATTCAAAAAATTTTAGTCGCCGTTGCCGGACGTGGCTTGTGTGAAGAAATGGTCAATATGTTAATGGACATTCCCGCTTTCCAAGGCGCATCCATTACCCTATTGCACGTCGTCACCCCCGAAACCATCGCCGATGAAATGTCTGCCAAGTTAGCCAAGGGAGGGAAAATTCTCGCCGATGCGGTCAAAGCCCTAAAAGTCGATGCCAAAAAAGTCAACCCCCGACTCAAACAAGGAGATCCAAAAGCCATCGTTTGTGAAGTCGCTGAAGAAGAAAACGTTGACCTGATTATCATCGGTTCGCGGGCATTAGGTCGCTTACGAGCCATTTTAGAAGGATCCGTCAGTCAGTATGTCTTCCAGCTTGCTTCCCGTCCCATGTTACTGGTCAAAGACGATAGCTATGTCAAACGGATCAACCGAGTCATGGTAGCGATGAATAACTCCCCAGAAGCCAAACAATCCTTAGAAATGGCCTTAGCTTTCACCCGAAATGTATCGGGGAGTCAGTTAATCCTCGCTCACGTCAACCCACCCAAAGCGGTCAATCAAGCGGAAGAAGACGAAGTATTAGCTGCCGCTGCTGCGGAAGCGAAAAAAGCCGGAGTTAACTATCGTTGCATCACCGGCAGTGGTAAACCCGGCCCAGAAATCTGCCGGATCGCCGAAGAAACCAATGCCGATCTCCTATTACTCGGTTCTCCCGATCGCCGTCCGAACATGGCCAAAAGCTTGGTGGATTTAGATCGCCTCCTGGGTAGCTCACTTTCCGACTATGTGCGCGTTAACGCTGACTGCCCAGTGTTATTAGTCCGTCGTTAA
- a CDS encoding Uma2 family endonuclease: MQEQTTQTENLQLEDEWTPSPPPTDLIFDDGEPWESNRHRIAMNVLISAVTLAYQEREDYFAGGNMFVYYSSEQARNRDYKGPDFFVALNVDGKKERQGWVLWEEGGRYPDVIVELMSPSTANQDQGKKKDLYEQVFKTGHYFIYDTFAPESLKGWKLGENFRYQEITPDDRG; this comes from the coding sequence ATTCAGGAGCAAACAACTCAAACGGAAAATCTTCAACTCGAAGACGAGTGGACTCCCTCTCCTCCCCCTACTGATTTAATTTTTGACGACGGAGAACCCTGGGAAAGTAATCGCCATCGCATCGCCATGAATGTTTTGATTTCTGCCGTGACTTTAGCTTATCAAGAACGAGAAGATTATTTTGCTGGTGGGAATATGTTTGTGTATTACAGCAGCGAACAAGCGCGAAATCGGGATTATAAAGGGCCGGATTTTTTTGTGGCTTTAAATGTGGATGGGAAAAAAGAACGTCAAGGCTGGGTGCTTTGGGAAGAAGGTGGCCGCTATCCCGACGTGATTGTCGAGTTGATGTCGCCTTCTACGGCTAATCAGGATCAGGGAAAAAAAAAGGATCTTTACGAGCAGGTTTTCAAAACCGGGCATTATTTTATTTACGATACTTTCGCTCCAGAATCCCTAAAAGGTTGGAAGTTAGGAGAAAATTTCCGTTATCAAGAAATTACTCCTGACGATCGCGGTTGA
- a CDS encoding CHAT domain-containing protein: MKCLISLFKRSPLSHKLMCQKRRRLGQILLLVILFGLCNCLTAVSLHGSHPTFAGAKHSGNDIVGAKSESSLQEKRKLTARIGAKHSRKKFTLLTHRTSAGMLCPYKFICIWDATKHDREGKHLTEEALALNQEIKAPEMTHESAQELANLLNQPQLADISEAMPRQGHGKEIAINQVDPDTAVIYPIILPDRLEVIFALPGHPLRQTTIREPKEMVETTIRQMRNSLRKTSFLEERLPLAQKLYDWLIRPVADDLASDKIKTLVFVLDGPFRNVPMAALYDGQQYLVEKYAIAINPGLQFLGKKRSSLPPEEVKALLGGISEATQGFSPLPAVDLELAAIAAQIPTKTLRNQAFTKDALKEEMVKTPFPVVHLATHGQFSSNPKETFILTWDDKINIEDLQSILRDRRRQKNPLELLVLSACQTAEGDNRATLGLAGIAVRSGARSTLATLWSVNDESTAAFMAEFYRQLTQPNMTKAEAQRLGQIKLLTDPKYRHPFYWAPFVLVGNWQ; the protein is encoded by the coding sequence ATGAAATGTCTGATATCCCTGTTTAAGCGATCGCCTCTGTCTCATAAACTAATGTGTCAAAAGCGGCGGCGCCTAGGGCAGATTTTGCTTTTAGTGATTCTTTTTGGTTTATGCAATTGCCTGACTGCGGTCAGCCTTCATGGGTCGCATCCCACTTTTGCCGGGGCGAAGCATTCGGGTAACGATATTGTAGGGGCGAAAAGCGAATCGTCCCTACAGGAAAAGCGAAAATTAACGGCCCGAATAGGGGCAAAGCATTCCCGTAAAAAATTCACGCTTCTAACCCATCGAACTTCTGCGGGAATGCTTTGCCCCTACAAATTTATTTGTATATGGGATGCGACCAAGCATGACAGGGAAGGCAAACACTTAACTGAGGAAGCGCTGGCTTTAAACCAAGAGATTAAAGCACCAGAGATGACCCATGAATCGGCACAGGAATTAGCAAACTTGCTGAACCAACCACAACTCGCAGATATTTCAGAGGCGATGCCGCGCCAGGGACACGGAAAGGAAATCGCGATTAACCAAGTTGACCCCGATACAGCGGTGATTTATCCGATCATTTTGCCCGATCGCCTCGAAGTGATTTTTGCTTTGCCCGGACATCCTCTGCGTCAAACGACGATCCGGGAACCCAAGGAAATGGTAGAAACCACGATCCGCCAAATGCGTAATTCCCTGAGAAAAACTTCTTTTCTGGAAGAGCGTTTACCCTTGGCGCAAAAACTCTATGATTGGTTGATTCGTCCGGTAGCTGACGATTTAGCCAGTGACAAGATTAAGACTTTGGTCTTTGTCCTCGATGGGCCGTTTCGGAATGTGCCGATGGCGGCGCTTTATGATGGGCAACAGTATTTAGTGGAGAAATACGCGATCGCCATTAATCCTGGTTTGCAGTTTTTGGGCAAAAAGCGATCCTCTCTGCCACCGGAAGAGGTAAAAGCCCTGCTGGGCGGAATCAGCGAAGCCACCCAAGGATTTAGTCCATTGCCTGCGGTGGACTTAGAACTCGCGGCAATTGCCGCCCAAATTCCCACCAAGACTTTGCGAAATCAGGCTTTTACCAAAGATGCCCTCAAAGAAGAAATGGTGAAAACTCCGTTTCCCGTGGTTCACTTAGCCACTCACGGACAATTTAGTTCTAACCCTAAAGAGACGTTTATTTTGACTTGGGATGACAAAATCAACATTGAGGACTTACAAAGCATTCTGCGCGATCGGCGCCGACAAAAGAACCCTCTGGAATTATTGGTACTAAGTGCCTGCCAAACCGCCGAAGGAGACAATCGAGCTACCCTTGGATTAGCGGGAATCGCTGTGCGATCGGGGGCGCGGAGTACCTTAGCCACACTTTGGTCAGTCAATGACGAGTCTACCGCTGCTTTCATGGCCGAGTTTTACCGACAACTCACTCAACCGAATATGACCAAAGCCGAAGCGCAACGCTTGGGGCAAATCAAGCTGCTCACCGATCCGAAGTATCGTCATCCTTTCTACTGGGCTCCGTTTGTTTTAGTGGGAAATTGGCAATAA
- a CDS encoding thioesterase family protein: MTEQTYPQQQLPPVRAIAPTVHRSEDGWFEYPVRSHPHHTDYAGVVWHGTYLTWMEEARIESLRSIGIDYAQLVTIGCDFPVIEMSLRYHKPMHLGVDAVVRTRMAEMRGVRLNWEQNIQSINGEEVYVKALVTLVACDMAEGKIIRRLPPLVQDALVKLSQ; this comes from the coding sequence ATGACTGAACAGACATATCCGCAGCAACAGTTACCCCCAGTCCGGGCGATCGCCCCTACAGTACACAGAAGCGAGGACGGCTGGTTTGAGTATCCCGTGCGATCGCACCCACATCATACGGACTATGCCGGAGTGGTTTGGCATGGTACATATTTAACTTGGATGGAAGAAGCGCGAATTGAGTCCCTGCGAAGTATTGGCATTGATTATGCCCAATTGGTGACAATTGGCTGTGATTTCCCGGTGATCGAGATGTCTTTGCGCTACCACAAGCCTATGCACTTGGGGGTTGATGCGGTGGTCAGAACTCGGATGGCTGAAATGCGGGGAGTGCGACTGAATTGGGAGCAAAATATTCAATCGATTAATGGTGAGGAAGTCTATGTCAAAGCACTGGTGACATTGGTCGCTTGTGATATGGCTGAAGGTAAGATTATTCGACGATTACCGCCTTTGGTGCAGGATGCGTTGGTGAAATTGAGTCAATAA
- a CDS encoding 2Fe-2S iron-sulfur cluster-binding protein → MSNIKFVNSDNQEIKEVVAAQGANLRLKALENQIDLYKFYGKMMNCGGYGQCATCIVEIVEGEENLSPRSSVEEKKLKKKPANYRLACQTLVNGPVTVKIKP, encoded by the coding sequence ATGAGTAACATCAAATTTGTCAATAGCGACAATCAGGAAATCAAAGAAGTTGTGGCCGCTCAGGGAGCCAATTTACGCCTGAAAGCCCTAGAAAACCAAATCGATCTCTACAAATTTTATGGCAAAATGATGAACTGTGGTGGCTACGGTCAATGTGCTACCTGTATTGTGGAAATTGTCGAGGGCGAAGAAAATCTTTCTCCTCGAAGCAGCGTTGAAGAGAAAAAACTCAAGAAAAAGCCCGCCAATTATAGGTTGGCTTGCCAAACTCTGGTCAATGGGCCAGTCACCGTGAAAATCAAGCCTTAA